CTAAAAACTAACTCAAATCGTTGACCAGCACTTTCCCAGTATCATAACAAGGCGGCTGACCCTCTTCTGCCTTCACTTTACACCCCATCATAGCACATTATTTGTGCACAACTAGTGAGGTCTGTGCGGCTCATCATCCCCATGACCAAGTCGGTCTGTTGAGTCATATCATTCTGTGCTGGTTTTAGAAGTCACCATAGGAAACATGAAGTCACATCCTGGTCAAAAAACTGTCCATTTCTCAAACAGAGAAAAACCTGAGATACGAGGCAGCAACTAGCGACACTTACAGGAAGGGAAAGAACAATGACAACACccgcccagccccacccccaaaaaGCTGCTGTTGTGAATTAAGGCTTCAAAAGAGGACCCACATAGTAGCTGATAAAACTCAAGCCAGGAGGATGTTTGAAAGCCGATCTGCACTATCACTTGTTCCAGTGACCTCCTATGTTCAGTTGCCAGGACCGATTCCGTACAGTGATTGTAGGTTGAGGACTGAGGACGCCCCTTTGCTCTCGCtccattttgatttgctttttccaCTGAAGACGCGCCAGCCAGCGTTTCCAAAAACAGCTTGGCCATGGCTTTGCACTCTATTCACAACTGATCAAAACTCAATGGTCTTCTCAGCTTTCTCAACCGTTTTATTCTGAATATTCCTTCCTCACTAAAGCCTCTCTCAGCCCTACTAGTAAATGTGAAAGTCTGAGGCAATTATAGAAACATCAGCCCCATCGCATGCCGAGGGGATAAAAGCCACTAAGGAAATAGGTTTCCTGCTTCTCTGCAGCAATTTGTACCTTTCTTAATCTTCCCATAATTTACCCCCCTAGGAAGTTTCCTATAAAATTCTGCCATATTATTACATTTTACCAACTGTATCCATGCAGTGAAGCAGAAAGGGCAAAAACATCTGCTTTGGCTGAGAATTTGAAGGTGCTGCTGCTCTGCTACCAACCCAAATAAATTCACATTTGGCTTGAAACCAAGTTCATCTTTAAAGGATTGACAATCCCATTTTAAACAATTCTTTGATTTACAAAGAGGGAGGTAGACTCGTTAGCCTCCCAACCTTAGCTTAAATCGTGATGCTGCCAGGTTCCTGGTGGTTCAGCTGAATCCTAGACAGTTTCCCTTCTCTTCATAaagctgagaagaaaaaaaattaactatctTCATCTAGGCCCATGGGAATTTTGTGCATAGACAGTTTGAATTGGTCTGAAAAGTGTGACTAGCTACCTACCTATTCACAATGCCTAGAAAACGGGCTACCAGATATGGTAGTGGTCAAAGCCCCGACTTTCCTGTCTGAGGTACTGGGTTTGCTCTAAGGTAGACCTTGGCAAGGTCCCTAATGGTCCGTCCAGCAGAGTGATGCTCGTGTCCCTCGGCTGTCAGGTGAGCGTGGGTTTGTGAATCAGCTTTGGATAGGATCATTTCTCTTGGATTTACCACTAGGCTCTGTCCCTAACAGGGTCTACCTACCTGACCCCCAAGCTGGCTCAGTCTCAGCGCTAAGGTGTACTATGGAAGGGTCCGGACAAAGACTAATATTTGAGATCTCTTAGTAGCATAACGTGAAAATGGTAGGGGATTTTGTCCTCCAACACCAAAGACACTTGCTTTTTTAAGAACAAGAGGATGTGTAATTCACTGAATAAAATGGTTTTCCTCTGTCTAGGGGGGATTCTAGCATCTGCCCTTCCATTTTTGTTGAGAGAAGTATTAGCTGATCTCTCAAATGCAGATGTTAAGAGAGTAACAACTGGGTTGATCCACCTGTTGCTTTTACACCATAGCTccattttccaaaaatatatatgtatgtacatatatatatttcagatttACAGGGAATTTTTttgtgaataagaaaaaaaaattgtctatagAAGTCACAAGTGTCTTTCTTCTCAGGAGACCTCAATGATTTCCATGCTGCCCGAAAAGCTAGACTGACTGCCCACTTTCCCCAGCTCTTCCCGTGACCTGTTCTCTGACATGATGCTTTCTCCAAATTCCATTTGGCAGCTTCTGCGTTTAAACTGCTTTTCAAAGGGGCTCTCTTCGTGCCAGCTCCGCCGCGAGTCAGCTCTGTCACTTGGCTTCTGCCGCCTGCGCACAGAATAGACTTGGTCTCCGCAAGTGGGCAGCTGGCTGCAGCTGTAGGCAGAGTAACTGGCACTGCCTCCGTAGATGGCTGAGGCAGAGTAGAAGTGTGAGGACTCTGTGGCAAAATACCAGCTGCTGGTCAGGGAAGGGGCAGAGGTCTGGGGGGCCAAGATATCCGAGTGCCAGCCCTTAAGGCCCAGGCCAGCAGACTTCGTGAGGTGCTGCTGGCTGGTGGAAAGGCCGAAAAGGAAGCTGGTGTGGTAATTGTCCTCCACGCTCCCACTTCGATGCAGTGGAGATAAAAGGGACCTCTGGGCGGTGCCACTGCTGCTGGTTCTGACTGAGTGCAATCGCTTGCTCTGGCTGTCTGAAGGCCTGGTGGTCTGCGGCTTCTTGGGGATGCTGGCTTCCTCCTTATCAGGACTGGTTTCGGGAGTCTGCTCCGATAGTTCCTGAACAGGGGAGAACTGGCATAGCTTGTTGGTCCCATCCAGAGTAGTGGAAGGTTTGTAGTATTCCAAAGCATCTTCTGATGAGGAGAAGCCATGTAAGGATGCTGCCATGCTGGCTGAATATGAAACTGATTTGATATCCAGAGAGAAGGAACGCTTGAGCTTATTGCTGTCTTCCAGCCTGTCTGCGGACAGGTGCAGCCCACTGAGCGCCTGTACCAGCGGGCTGTCCTCTAACAGCGACGGCTGCACGCTGGGCATGCTGGGCACGCTGGCGGGATGCACGGGCCTTTGTCCTGCTGCCTCTGAGGTAGCAGAGTCAGCACAGGGTGGACTGAGGGGCGTCTCGCTTTTCTGTCCACCCTCTGAGACAGCAGGGACAGGTTCATTTGGCTTCTCCAGGTGCAGCAGCTTGAGTTTGCTCTTTGGCCCTGATGCTCCAGTCTGGTTCTTAATCTTCTTCTCATAGTCCAGGAGTTGGCCCAGAAAATTGAAGTTTGGAGATATAGTAggtcttttttctttcacaaatctgcagagagaggaaaaaacaaaaacccgaATTTTACAACTACACTTTATCTTAAGAatattaagtgaataaatgagaTAGGGAATTATCAGGCAGACCTCAAAAACTTTGGAAGATGATTGGTTTAAAAGTTCGGGGAGATGCTTCAAGGTGGAGAATACAAAGGCCCTAGGCACTGGGGAAGCTTTGCACACATCCTGGAGTATGCCAGAAGAGGCAGCTGGGGCCCAAAGGCTCTAGTTTTTGCCTCCTTATTTTCAAAGGCCCAGGGCTCCCAATGCAGCTGATAAGAGATGATATGGGGTTTTGTTGGtggtggtctttttttttaagagacagagacttgttctgtcgcccaggctggagtacagtggcatgatcatagctcactgcagcctcgaattcctgggcacgtgcagtcctcccacctcagcctcctgagtagctgggattacaggactacacgcttggctaattttaatttttaaagtttcttttgtagagaaagggtctcactgtgttgcccaggctggtcttgaactcctgagctcaagtgattctcccaccttggcctcccaaagtgctgggactacaggtgtgagccaccatgcctggccaagagatGATTATTTATTCACCACCAAGGAcacccctgacacacacacaccagtgctACCATCAAAAGTACAGTATAACAGCCACTCTCCTTCTTCAATTTCCAATGTCATCCCCTCTTAAAGTCACCAGTCACTTCTTAGGACagttcacattttaaatttaatgacaAAAAGATGGTATCAGATGATCAAAGTATCAAAGCAACACTTCTTTTTATAGTCAACATGACAGAATAACCAAGACAAAGTGGTCTCTGTGTGCTAAGCACTGTGCTTATGCACTGAATCATCATTTCATCCTCAGAACTACCCTATATCAGGTGGGTGTCATTATCCCCATCATATAGCTCCACAGAATccttaagtgacttgcccaaaatcacacagctactAAATGATGGTGCTGGGTTCAAAACCAGGCTGGTCAAATATCTGGGTCCATTTTTGTAACCACTATGTTAAAAAAAGATTCATCAAAGGATCAAAACTAATACTAGATGGCTTTCATGTTTCATGGAGGAAATAAAGACTCAGAGACGATGACCAATTCTTCAGCGGCCCCTGCACCTCATGGATACTTTTCAGGTGATGGAGGAGTAGAACTACACTGAAAATTTGCATTTGAATaaggaacaagaaaaaagaaaacatggaaatcAAGTAACCTAAAGCaaattcacaaaaatagaaataactggCTCAAGaataacaaatataaatgtaGGGTGCTCATAATGAGACTTCATAACGTGATGTAAGGGTGCCTTTTCTTCTGATTTCTACATGGAGCAGGAGAACCTCAGGGAGGTCTGAACGGTGGCATGAGAGCTCGTGCAGATGACCAGAGGACCCATGTCCTCCTGGCTGCTGACTTAACATGGGAAGCTGTTTGGGCAGctcatttctgttttccaaactttgaaatttgagaaaaaaaaaaatccaactgttAAATCAGGCCTGCTCCATGAGTCTCTATATTTTTGATTCCTTATCAGATAAAAATGAACCATCTCTACCCAACGAGACATGCAGGGGAGTCAGACGAATCAGAGACTGGAGGCAACCCAgtcaaaatcacacacacacaatctggcCGACTCTAGAATGTAGGAAATTTTACCGAAGAATGGAGTCTGACAGTTAATCTGGTTCATATTTGCATGTATTAGGCTTTTTCTTCCCCGCAATCCAAAGTTTGAAGCGGAATAGAGATTCTGCAGTGAGCATTCTATTAGAGCTTCCCCCCGtcatatgcaaattaaaacaaaggaTACTTTTGCATTTAGGGAAAGCAATAAACTCATGTAACAGGATAGAGATCTCTGCCTGGATCTGTTGTTCCTTAAACATAAAAAGTGGCTGAGGATGAATCTGACACATGTGAGGGCAGAATTAATGCTAAATAGTAAAACAGCATTCTTTTCCAGTCTTCACAAGACCATTAAAAAATCCACAGTAACCTGTAAAAAGTGTGACTAAAATAATCATGATCTGCTTTAATTTGGTTACCCATCCTCATCATTCTTTACGTTTCAGGTCAAATGAAAAGCCAATCACAGAAGACATTTTCCTGCCCTCACCTGTAAGCTTCATCTAAAGACATGTCCATCCTCTTCATGATGTAGGCGATAGCGATGGTGGCCGAGCGGGAGATCCCAGCTAAACAGT
The Gorilla gorilla gorilla isolate KB3781 chromosome 10, NHGRI_mGorGor1-v2.1_pri, whole genome shotgun sequence genome window above contains:
- the DUSP16 gene encoding dual specificity protein phosphatase 16, with product MAHEMIGTQIVTERLVALLESGTEKVLLIDSRPFVEYNTSHILEAININCSKLMKRRLQQDKVLITELIQHSAKHKVDIDCSQKVVVYDQSSQDVASLSSDCFLTVLLGKLEKSFSSVHLLAGGFAEFSRCFPGLCEGKSTLVPTCISQPCLPVANIGPTRILPNLYLGCQRDVLNKELMQQNGIGYVLNASNTCPKPDFIPESHFLRVPVNDSFCEKILPWLDKSVDFIEKAKASNGCVLVHCLAGISRSATIAIAYIMKRMDMSLDEAYRFVKEKRPTISPNFNFLGQLLDYEKKIKNQTGASGPKSKLKLLHLEKPNEPVPAVSEGGQKSETPLSPPCADSATSEAAGQRPVHPASVPSMPSVQPSLLEDSPLVQALSGLHLSADRLEDSNKLKRSFSLDIKSVSYSASMAASLHGFSSSEDALEYYKPSTTLDGTNKLCQFSPVQELSEQTPETSPDKEEASIPKKPQTTRPSDSQSKRLHSVRTSSSGTAQRSLLSPLHRSGSVEDNYHTSFLFGLSTSQQHLTKSAGLGLKGWHSDILAPQTSAPSLTSSWYFATESSHFYSASAIYGGSASYSAYSCSQLPTCGDQVYSVRRRQKPSDRADSRRSWHEESPFEKQFKRRSCQMEFGESIMSENRSREELGKVGSQSSFSGSMEIIEVS